The Micromonospora sp. NBC_00421 DNA window CGGGCGAAGCCGGCCTGGTCGACCTCGGCGTCCGGCGCGGTGTCGAAGTCCCGCCATACGGCCAGCACCCGGGGGGCGGTCTCGGCCAGCTCGCCGCCGGCCGCGTCGACAAGCAGCGCCCGTGGCGGCGGCGGCGCGTCCGTCGCGGCCCGCCGCACCACCCACAGGTGCAGCGGCACACCGTGCGACGCGGCCACCCCCGGCGCAAGCGCGATCACCGCGCGCAGGTGGCCCCGGCGCAGCAGTTCGCTGCGGATACGCTTGCCGGCGCGGCGGCTGGCCACCGTGGGCGGCATCAGCAGCACCGCGTGCCCGCCGACCCGCAGGTGGGCGAGGGCGTGCTGCACCCAGGCCAGCTCCGGTTCGGTACGCGGGGTGGTGCCGACGATCCAGCGGGGATCGTGGCCCAGCTCGTCGTCGCCCCAGTTGGCGACGCCGAACGGCGGGTGGCAGACGACGGCGTCGACCGGCTGGCCGGCGAACGCGTCGGCGCGCAGCGAGTCACCGGTGCGCACCTCGCCGGGCACGTCCCGCAGGGCCAACCACAGTCCGGCGAGCGCGGCGAGGTCCGCGTCGATCTCCTGCCCGTAGGCGGCGGTGCAGCCCGCGCGGGCGGCGGCCCGCAGGGTGGCCCCGGAGCCGACGGCCGGGTCGAGCACGGTGCCGCCGCCCGCTGCGGCGAGCCCGACCATCAGGTCGGCCAGGTCGTCGGGGGTGGCGAGGGGCCGACCGGGACCGGGGCCGGAGAACCGCCGCCACAACTCGTCGAAGGCGTCCGGCGCACCCCGCTCGTCGGCGAGCGCGTCCACGTCGGCCAGCAGCGCGGCGGGCAACGAACCGGCGGCCGGCAGTGCGGTGGGCAACGAACCGGCGGGCAGCGCCGTACCGGGCTGCGAGCCGGCGGGAGGTGCGGTGGTGTCCTGGGGAGGGTGGTCGCGGTGGCGGGCGAGCAGTCTCGCGCCGACGGCGACGAGGGCGGCGGCCGGCGACTCGCCGGCCGCCGCGAGGTGCCGCCAGAGCCGGTCGGCGGTGTCGAGCTCGGGCAGCTTGCCCTGGTCGCGGAGCCACTGCTCGACCTGGCCCAGGTCGAACTCGGGGCTGGCCGCCGAGCCACCCACCGGGGCGGGGAAGTCGGCGTGCCGTTTGCGCCAGTTGCTGACGGCGGCCCGGCCGACCCCGGCGAGCCGGGCGATCTCCGCTGCCGTCATGGTCGGTGTCTCCTGCATTTTCGTAGTGTGCCACAGCCGTCAAGCATCGCGTCTGTTGACAGCGTTCACGTGTGATGTTCTCATGTACACCGCAACGGAGCCACTGCGAGGAGATCGAGATGCGGCACACGCAGCACCACCTGACGACCGGATCGTCGACCCGCCCGGGTGCGCGGGAGGACTCCCGGCGACCCGGGAACACCCAGCCTCCGCTGTTCGAGCACCCGGTGCCCGCCCCACCACCGGGGACCTACCCGACGACCGTCCACCGGCTCCGGGTCGACCCGACGGCCGCCGGGCTGACCCGGGCGCTGAACCGCCAGTACCTGATGGACAGCGGCTTCCCGGTCAACACCCGGCAGGTCGCCGGCGCACCGGCGCTGCTCGTGCACGGCACCGTGCCCCGCCCCCGCGCCGACTGGTGCGACGTGCTCACCCGCCTCACCGGCCGCGAGGTCGAGCTCGGCTACGGCAGCGGCGGCGGCGCGCTCCTGCTGGCCGTCGACGACCGGGCGTACGCCCTCACCTACGGCACGCTGGGCCGACACCTGATCGAGCAGACGGTCGTCGACCCGACGTTCGGGGTCTCCTTCGCCGTACGCGCACTGCTGTCCAGCGAGATCCGCCAGGTCAGGCGACGGATGGTTGGCATCGCCGGTCGGGTGGACCGCAGCCTCGTCCCGGCCGGTCAACCCATCCGCAAGTTCGGCATCGACAAGTGGGGCGAGATCGTCGGCCAGCTCTGCGGCCCGACCGACAACCCGAACCTGACCGTGTGCCGCCGCACCGGCCGGCCCACCCGCATCGAGGGCGGCGACGCGCTGCGCATCCACCTCGCCGTGGAGCCCGCCGGGCTGCTCGCCGACCTGCGGGAGATCGACCGGGTCTGCCGGCAGGAGTCGCCCCTGGCCGACCTGGAGTTCGTCACCCAGATCCGACCGGTCTCCCCCCGGGATCCCCGACTGCCCGCGCTGACCGCCGCGCTGGACGCCCGGCTCGGCGAGTCGGAGCCGGCGCAGCTCGGGGTGGCCGTTCCCGGCGACCTCGTCGCCGACATCGAGGCCGTGCGGTCGTACCGGATCCAGGTCCCGAAGTCCGGCCGACGGTCCGCCCTGGTCACCGAGCTGGACCTGCCCGCCGTCCTGGCCCACACCCGGCGGGCGGCGGAGGCTGACCGGTGGGCCGGGCTCCAGAAGGGACGGATCACCCTCTGCGCCGACACGGGTGGCACCGAGGAACTGCTCTCGACGCCGGTCGCCCGCTGGATCACCGCCGAGGTGTCGGTCGGCGCGGGCCACCTGCTGCTGCACGAAGGCGGCTGGTACGAGATCGGCGACCGGCACCGCGAGTTCCTGCGCCAGGAGATCGCGGAGATCCTGAGCCGCCCCAGTGGCATCAGCCTGCCGCCGTGGACGCCCGACCTGCCCGACGAGGACGCCTACAACCGGGCCGTCGCCGACCGCGATCCCCGCCTGGTGCTGCTCGACAAGAAGCTGCTGCGCACGGCCCAGCACCGGCGCGGCATCGAGGCCTGCGACCTGCTCGGCCCGCACGGCGAGCTGATCCACGTCAAGCGCGCCTCGGGCAGCTCCCCACTGAGCCATCTCTTCGCCCAGGGCGCCGCCTCGGTGGATGCCCTGCGCTACGAGGCGGACGCCCGGGAGCAGTTCGCCGAGCTGGTCCGGCGGCAGCCCAACGGCCGGGAGATCGGCGCGGACTTCCGGCCCCGCAAGGTGATCTATGCGATCGCCCTGGGCAGCGGTCGACCGGTCACCGTCGGCACCCTGTTCACCTTCGCCCAGGTGGCGCTCTACCGGGCGGTGAAGGCGCTGCGCGCCGAGGACGTCGACGTCGAGGTCGTCGGCATCCCCGCCGCCTGAACCACCCCGATCCCCCAGCCCTACGTCAGGAGACGTGTCATGTGTTCCTTTACCCCACTTCCCCACACCACGCTGCGCAGCCCCGCACGGTTCATCGGTCCCGGCCCGGGGCGGTCAGCGCAGCGCGGTGCCGGCGGCGGCCCGGACGGCTGCCGTCAGCGCCGCCAACGCCGTCGACTCCAGCCGCCAGCACTGCCAGTACAACGGCACGTCGAGGTGGTGGCCGGCGACCAGGTCGACGAGGCGACCGGCGGCCAGGTCGGGGCGCGCGACGGCCTCGGGGAGCAGGCCCCAGCCGAGGCCGAGCCGGATCGCCTGGGTGAAGCTGGCAGTCCCCGGCACGAAGTGCGTCGGCGGGTCGACGTCGCGCCGGGTGAGCCTCCGGGCGAAGCGGTGTTGCAGGTCGTCCTTGCGGTCGAAGCGGATCATCGTCGCGGTCGGGAGCACCGCCGCGGGGTCGCGGCCGGCGAAGCGTGCGGCGTGCAGGGCGGGCGCGGCGACGGCGAGGTACCGCATCGCGCCGAGGCGCAGGACCCGGCAGCCCTGCACGGCGGTGCGTTCGGTGGTGACCGCTGCCATCACGGTGCCGTCGCGCAGCAGGTGCGCGGTGTGCGCCTCGTCGTCGGTACGCAGGTCGACCAGCACGTCAGGCACGGCGGTCAGCGCCGGCAGGAACCAGCCGGCGAGGGAGTCGGCGTTGACCACGACGGCGACCCGGGTACGGGTGCCGTCGCCCAGCGTGCCGCGTGCCGCGTCGAGGGCCTCCTGTTCCAGCAGCGCCACCTGTCCGCCGAGGCGTACCAGCGGGGTGCCGGCGGCGGTCGGCACACACGGCCGGGTGCGGCGCACGAGCACCTGCCCGACGGCCTGCTCCAACGCCTTGATGCGCTGGCTGACCGCCGACGGGGTGACGCGCAGCGCCCGCGCGGCGGCGTCGAAGCTGCCGTGCGTGACGACGGCCTGGAACGTCTCCAGCTGGACCGGGTCGAGCGGCATAAGCGATTCTAACGCTAGTGAAGAAACTTTAGCTGGAGCGCAGGAGCCCGTCACCCTAGCCTGGCCGCCATGGGTTCCGTGCTCGCCGGCTTCGGCTTCTCCCTCGCGCTGATCGTCGCCATCGGGGCGCAGAACGCCTTCGTGCTGCGCCAGGGGCTGCGCAGGGAGCACGTGCTGCCGGTGGTGGCGATCTGCGTGGCCGCCGACGCGACCCTGATGACCGCCGGCATCGCCGGCCTGGGGGCCGCGCTGACCGCGACGCCGGCCGTCCTGGTCGCCGTCCGCTGGGGCGGCGTCGCCTTCCTGCTCGGGTACGCGGTGCTGGCCGCCCGCCGGGCCGTGCGTCCCGCCGCCCTCACCCCGCTGGACCGTCCCCCTGCCACGCTGCGCGCGACGTTGCTGGCCTGCCTGGCGTTCACGTTCCTCAACCCGCACGTCTACCTCGACACCGTGGTGCTGCTCGGCACGGTCGCCCACCAGGACCCGAACCGGTGGGCGTTCGGGGTCGGCGCGGCGACGGCCAGCCTGACCTGGTTCACCGGGTTGGGTCTCGGCGCCCGCCGGCTGGGGCCGCTGCTCGCCCGCCCGGCGGCATGGCAGGTCGTCGACGGGACGATCGCCGTGATCATGGTGGCCGTCGCCGCCTCGGTGGCCGTGGGCTGAGCCGCGAGAACGGCGGCGAAGTAGGTGAGCCGTGCTGTTGAAGTCCGTCGCCCTCGCCGCGTCCGTCGCCGGCGTGCTGGCCACCGCCCCCGCCGCCCCGGCGGCAGCAGCCCAGACCTCGTCCTGGCCGGCCGGGAACTGCCCGCAGGGCTTGTTCTGCATCTGGCCCAACTGGAACCACCCGCCGGAAGGACCCACAGCGACCCCGTTGCTGGTGACCAGCAGCGAATGGACCGGCAACGTGCCGGCGTTCAACTTCTTCAACTACACCTCCCGCAAGGCCGAGATCACCTGGGCCTACAACTACCTCGGGACGCCTCTCACCGGCACGCTGTGCGCTCTTCCCGGCGAGGGAGGGGACCTGTACGTGCCGATGTTCGCGACGAAGGTGAGTTGGCAGACGCACAACTGCTGAGCCCCCACCGATCAGGACTTCCGACCGCAGGACGTCCCGGTCGACGACGCCGGACAGCTGCGGGCCGGGACGGCAGACCCCGCCCCTGGGATGGACGCGTGGACCGTAGGATCGACACCCTTCGACCGACGCTCCACTCAGGAGGGAAGTCCGCCATGACGGGTCCACTCGCCCGGGTCCTCACCTCGGCCTGCCTGGCACTGGCCACCGCCGGCGTCGCAGTGCTCGCGGTCGCGGGCACCACCGCCGTCGTGGCCGCCCCGGCCCGGGCCGCCGGCCCCCGACCGCACTTCCAGATGCCTGTGGGATGCGGCGAGACCTGGCGGATGGCCACCTACTACGGCCATGACGACTACGACATCGACCTGACCTTCACCGGCGGGGCCAGCAACGGCCGACCGGTGCTCGCCTCCTACGGCGGCACCGTCACGTTCGCCGGCTGGGGCAGCAGCGGCGGCTGGTACGTGGTCATCGAGCACGGCGGCGGCTGGCGGACGCTCTACCTGCACATGATCGAGACGCCCATGGTCGCCGCCGGGCAGTGGGTGTCGACCGGCCAGCAGCTCGGCCGGGTCGGCAGCACCGGCAACTCCACCGGCCCGCACCTGCACTACGAGCAGGTTCGCGACGGCGTCAAGACCGAGTCGTACTTCGACGGGGTGCCCTCCGGCATCACCTCCGACGGCAGCCCGTCCACCGGCCCGCTCTACATCGCCGGCCCCACCTCACCGGCCCGGAACATGACCAGCCGCAACTGCGGCCAGCCCGCCAACCGCCAGGTGTACGAGTCCGGCAGCCACAGCGGTTGGCAGATGCTGCCGGTCAACAGCATCACCGGCTCGGCCACCGCGTCGATGGTCGTCGACGGCAACAAGCTGCTCTACACGGTCAACGACGGCCGGGTGTACGAGGCGTCCAGCGACACCGGGTGGCGCAACCTCTGGACCGGCATCTCCGGCGTCAGCAACAGCGCCCTCGCCGTGATCAGCGTCGACGGGGTGAAGTACGTCTACACCGTGATCGGCGGCTGGGTGCACGAGGCGTCCAGCGCCAACGGCTGGCGCAACCTGAACACCGGCATCTCCGGGGTCAGCAGCAACGCCCTCGCCGCGATCAACCTCAACGGCGTGAAGATCATCTACACCGTGGTCGGCGGAACGGTGCACGAGGCGGCCAGCAACAACGGCTGGCGCAACCTCAACTCGGGCATCTCCGGGGTCAGCGCCAACGCCCTGGCCGCGCTCACCGTCGACGGGGTGAAGTACGTCTACACCGTGATCGGCGGCTGGGTGCACGAGGCGTCCAGCGCCAACGGCTGGCGCAACCTGAACACCGGCATCTCCGGGGTCAGCACCGACGCCCTCGCCGCGATCGCCTTCAACGGGGTGAAGATCGTCTACACGGTGGTCGGCGGGATGGTGCACGAGGCGGCCAGCAACGCCGGCTGGCGCAACCTCAACTACGGTGTCCGTGGCACCGCCGTCTCGGCGACGAGCATCAGCGGCGTGAAGGTCCTCTACACCGCCTGACGATCACGCCGACCCGCCAGGCCTTCCCGCACGCACGGTAGGAGGCCCGCTGCCCGCCGCCCACCCACCCGAGCAGGGCCGGGGCGATCCGACGCACCGGAATGTCCCACCATTGACCATTCGTAATGCTCACTGTCAGCAATGACGGTGGCCGCCGATCCGCCTCAACGGGTGCTAAGTCGACGACCGACGCCGAGCGGATGGTTGACGGCCCGCATCCCGGCGGCAATCATGTTGTTCACTGGATTCCCGGCCCGCGCAAATGTCGGATCTGGTGGTTCTTTCGGCGTTTCGACGCGGTTGCCCGCGAGGTGGAAGCCTCGCGCGCAATTCCTATCGACTCAGTCGGAAAACCGCCGCAGGCAGTCAGGAGCACACCGGTGAACGGGAACGACGAATGTCCCGCACCGACCCGAACCGAAATCGGGTCGCACGGCGTTGAGCTGCACGAACAACTCGCCCTCCGGGGCGGTGCACCGATCCGGCGCACCCCGTGGCCCACCTACGACAAGGGCGCGGTGCACGTCTGCCGGGAGGACGAGGAAGCGGCGATGCGGGCCATCCGCAGTCACCTCTACTTCCGCTACGACCACCGTAACGAGTCGGAAACGGAGTGCGGGCAGTTCGAGGCCGAATTGTGCCGCTATTTCGGCACCCGGCACGCACTCGCGGTTTCCAGTGGCACCGCCGCGCTCGCGCTGGCCATCATGGGTGCGGCCGTTCCCCCCGGCGCATTGGTGGCCTGCCCGGGATTCACCTTCGTCGCCACGCCCAGCGCCATTGTGTTGGCCGGTTGCCGCCCATTCCTGGTCGAGGTCGACGACGACCTACGGATGGACCTCGACGACCTGCGCCGCCGCTGGCGACCGGAGATCAAGGCCATCCTGGTCGTGCACATGCGCGGCTTCGCCGCCGACGTCGCGGCGCTGGCCGCCTTCGCCGCCGAGATGGGCGTACCGCTGATCGAGGACGCGGTGCCCGCCCTCGGGGCCGAGCTGCACGGCCGCAAGCTGGGCACGTTCGGGGTGGCGGGGGCGTTCAGCACCCAATCCGACAAGGCGCTCAACTGCGGCGAGGGCGGATTCCTGGTCACCGACGACAGCACCCTGTTCGGCCGGGCGGTGGCGCTGTCCGGGGCGTACGAGGGGCGGCTGCGGCGGCACTTCCCGGACGGCGATCCACCTGTCGACGGGTTGGAGCTGCCCCTGCTCAGCCTGCGGATGGACGAGATCCGGGCCGCCCTGCTACGCGCCGAGCTGACCCGGCTGCCGGATCGGCTGGCCCTGTTCCACCGCAACTACGCCCAGGTCAGCGGGGCACTGGCCGACGTGGCGGGGATCGCGATCCGCAAGCCGGTCGCGCCCGGGGCGTACCTCGGTGAGGCGTTCGTGTTCCGGGTGCCCGGCGGCGACGCCGGCTGGTTCGCCCGCGCGCTGCGCGCCGAGGGCATCGACGCCCGCAACATCGGTTCGGACGACGACCTCAACGTTCGCGCCTTCTGGAACTGGCGGTTCATGTACGACGACACCGACCCGGCGCGGATCCGCGCCACCCTGCCGCGCACCGCCCGGCTGCTCGCCGAGACGGTCGACGTGCCGCTGTCGTCCAGCCTGACCCCCGACGACTGCGGCGAGCTGATCCGCGCCGTCCGCAAGGTGGCCGCCGCCCTGCCCTCGACCGGGTCGGCCCCCACCGGATCGGCCCCGACAGTGGCCGGAGCGGACCCGGCCGCCCCCGCAGTGACCCGGGCTGAGTCGTCCGACCCGGCCCCGGTCGGGGCGGAGTCGGTGCGCGCATGACCACCGTTCCCACCCGGGACGCGGCCGTCCCCCGGCTTGCCATGGTGGGCATCTTCGGTGGCCTCTTCGCCGGCTACCTGGGGCTCACCGCCGTCATCCCGGTGCTGCCGGCGTTCCTGCGTGACCGGCACGACGCCGGGGACTTCACCGTCGGCCTGGTGGTCACCGTGACGGCGGTGACCGCGCTGCTGGTCCGCCCGGTCGCCGGCGCACTGGCCGACCGGCACGGCCACCGCACGGTGATGCTGGCCGGGGCGCTTGTCGTCGCCGCCGGGGGCCTGCTCTACCTGCTGCCGTTGAGCGTGCCCGCGCTGGTCGCGGTGCGGCTGCTGCTGGGTGCCGGGGAGGCCGCCCTGTTCACCGCAGGTGCGGTGTGGACGGTGGCGCTGGCCCCGCACCACCGGCGCGGTCAACTCATCGGCCTGTACGGGGTGAGCATGTGGGGCGGCATCTCCGCCGGCACGTTCCTCGGCGCCACCCTGCAACAGGTCTCCTTCACCGCGGTCTGGGTGCTCAGCGCCGCCGCGCCGCTGGTCGCCGCCGGGCTGATCGCCATGGTGCCGACCCCGGCCCGGACCGCCCCGACCGGCGGCGGCGGTGGGCTGCTGCTGCGCCCGGCGCTGCTGCCCGGGATCGCGCTGACCTTCGGTGCGGCCGGTTACGCCGGGCTGGCCGCGTTCGTGGTGCTGCACCTCGACACCCGCGACATCGGTCACGGGGTGGTGGTGCTGAGCTGCTTCAGCGCCGTCTACGCCGGCACCCGGCTGGTCATCGGTCACCTGCCCGACCGGCTCGGCCCGCGCCGGGTGGCCGCCTGGTGCGGGGTCGGCGAGGCGGTCGGGCTGGCCGTCATCGCGGTCGCCCCCAACCTGCCGGTCGCGGTCGCCGGCAGCGTGATCATGGGGGTCGGCTTCTCGCTGCTGCACCCGTCGCTGGCGCTGATGGTGATGAACCGGACAGACCCGGCCCGCCAGGGCGCGGCGATCGGCGCGTACACCTCGTTCTGGGATCTGGGGCTCGCGGTGTGGGGGCCGGTCACCGGTCTGGTCGCCGCCGGCTTCGGCTACCCGGCGGTCTTCACCGTCGGCGCGGCCTGCGCCCTGGTCGCGGCCGTGCTGGCGGTACGGATCGGCCGCCCGGTCACCGCACCCACGGAGGTACCCGCCCGATGAGCGACCCGTTGACCGTCCTGTGCGTCACCGGCTGGTGCCGCAACGGCAGCACCATCATCGGCAACGTCCTCAACGAGGTGCCCGGTTTCTTCCACGTCGGTGAGCTGCACTTCCTGTGGAAGAACGCGACCGGTCGGGGGGTCAACGACAGGTGCGGCTGCGGCGAGCCGCTGACCGGCTGCCCGATCTGGTCGACGGTGCTGCCGATCGGCCGCCCCGACGGCACCTCCCCCGACGCGCACGCCGAGGCGGTCATCCGTCGGCAGTGGACCCGGGTGCGGACCAGGCACACCTGGCGGGTGCTGCGGCGCGGCCTGCACGACGACGAGATCCGCGCACACGCCGACCTGATGGGCCGGGTCTACCGGGGCATCGCCGAGCGCACCGGCGCGCGGGTGATCGTGGACACCACGAAGATCCCCGGTGAGGCGGCGCTGCTGTCGCACCTGCCCGGCATCCGGCCGTACTACGTGCACCTGGTCCGGGATCCCCGGGCGGTGGCGCACTCGTGGCGGGAGCCGAAGCAGTACGTCTACGCGATGTCCGCCGCCCGCAGCACCGCCTACTGGCACGGCTTCAACCTGGCCTCCGCCGCGATCACCCGCCGGCACCCGGACCGGTCGATGTTCCTGCGCTACGAGCAGTTCACCGCCGCCCCGGCCGGCACCGTCGACGCGCTGCTGCGGCTCTGCGCCGCCGACCCGGCCGGCAACCCGGTGCGGGGCCGCACGGTGCAGCTGCACCCCAACCACACGGTCACCGGCAACCCGGACCGGTTCCGCACCGGCCCGACCCTGATCCGGGACTCCGACGACGGCTGGCGGCGCACCCTGTCGCCCCGCCGCCGGCTGGCCGCCACCGCGTTGGCCTGGCCGCTGTTCGGCCGCTACGGCTACCGGTCCACCGGCGGATCCAGCACGACCAAGGTCGGCAGCACACCGGACAACGGGAGGTAACGGCGTGGATCTCGGGCTCAAGGGGCGGGTGGCCCTGGTCGCGGGGGGTTCCAGCGGCATCGGGTTGGCCTGTGCGAAGGAGTTCGCCGCCGAGGGCGCCCAGGTGGCGATCTGTGGCCGCGACCCGGAGCGGCTGGCCGCCGCCGAACGCGAGCTGGCGCAGGTGGCGACCGGTCGGGTCAGCGCCACCAGCGTGGACCTCACCGACCCCGACGCGGCCCGCCGCTGGGTCGACGCGGTCGCCGCCGACCTGGGCGGGGTGCACGTGCTGGTGGCCGGCGGCGGCAGCCCACCGGTCGGCACCGCCACCGGTTTCGACGTCGAGGACTACCGGTCCGCCGTGGACCGGGTGCTGCTGCCGGCGGTGGCGCTGGCCACGGCCGCGTTGCCGCACCTGCGGGCCGCCGGCTGGGGGCGGTTGCTCTTCGTCGCCTCCGAGACCGCCTGCGTGCCGATCGGGCCGCTGGTGCTGTCCGGGGTGACCCGGGCGGCCCTGGTCCGCTTCGCCCAGGGCCTCGCCGTCGATGTCGGCCGGGACGGGATCACCGTCAACGTGCTGGCCCCGGGCGGGGTGCGGACCCCGCCGATGGAACGCGCTGCGGCCCGGCTCGCCACCGACGGCGACGTGGAGGCCCGGCTGCGGGCGATGGGGCACCACAGCGCGCTGGGCCGGCTGGCCCGGCCGGACGAGGTGGCCGCGGTGGCCGCCTTCCTGGCCAGCGAGCGGGCCTCGTTCGTCACCGCCGGAGTGCACCTGATCGACGGCGGGGCGGCGGCGACCGGCCCGGAGCTGCCCCACCTGACCGGGGTCCGCAAGGACACCTACGCCTGACCCCCGCCCGGCCCACGCCGGCCCGACGTCTGCCCCTCGCGCACGAAGGAGTGCCCGCATATGTCCACGACCAGCCAGTTCACCGAACGGGACGTCTCCGAGTTCTTCGACCAGACCACCCAGACCTACCTCAGCTTCTGGGACAGCGAGGGGGTGCTGCACACCGGTTACTTCGCCGGAGACGACGACACCGACTACCCGGCGGCGGCGGACCGGACCTCCGACCTGCTCGCCACCGACGCCGGCATCGACGCCTCCTCGACGGTGCTGGACGTCGGCTGCGGCTGCGGCAACTTCCTGCTGCGGCTGGCCGGGCGCACCGGTTGCCGGGGCGAGGGGCTGGACCTGAGCATCGAGCGGGTCCGGTTCGCCCAGGGCAAGCTCGCCGAGCGCGGCGACGGGCTGCCGATCGCCTTCCGGCACGGCTCGGCCACCGCCATGCCGTACGACGACGGCAGCTTCAGCCACGTGGTCAGCCAGGACGCGCTGTTCCTGGTGCCGGACAAGGCGCGCAGCCACGCGGAGATGTTCCGGGTGCTCGCCCCCGGCGGGACGCTGGCCGTCACCGACTTCCTGCAACCCGTCGCCGAGATCGGCGAGGCGGCCCGCCGGCACGTCTACGACCGGGTGCGGTGGAGCAGCGGCTACTCCCTCGACGGCTACCGGGAGGCGTTGATGGCAGCCGGGTTCGAGGTGACCGTCGCCCGCAGTCTGGACGGCCACATCCGGCAGACGTACCGGGTGCTCGGGGAGACCGCCCGGCAGCGGGCCGCCGCCACCGACGACGAGGCGGCCCGGCAGTGGATCCTCGGTTTCGCCGCCTCCTGCGACGAGATCCAGGCCGCGATCGACAGGGGCGAGTTCGGTTGGGGCCTGTTCGTCGCCCGCAAGCCGGCCTGA harbors:
- a CDS encoding class I SAM-dependent methyltransferase, which encodes MSTTSQFTERDVSEFFDQTTQTYLSFWDSEGVLHTGYFAGDDDTDYPAAADRTSDLLATDAGIDASSTVLDVGCGCGNFLLRLAGRTGCRGEGLDLSIERVRFAQGKLAERGDGLPIAFRHGSATAMPYDDGSFSHVVSQDALFLVPDKARSHAEMFRVLAPGGTLAVTDFLQPVAEIGEAARRHVYDRVRWSSGYSLDGYREALMAAGFEVTVARSLDGHIRQTYRVLGETARQRAAATDDEAARQWILGFAASCDEIQAAIDRGEFGWGLFVARKPA
- a CDS encoding SDR family NAD(P)-dependent oxidoreductase; this encodes MDLGLKGRVALVAGGSSGIGLACAKEFAAEGAQVAICGRDPERLAAAERELAQVATGRVSATSVDLTDPDAARRWVDAVAADLGGVHVLVAGGGSPPVGTATGFDVEDYRSAVDRVLLPAVALATAALPHLRAAGWGRLLFVASETACVPIGPLVLSGVTRAALVRFAQGLAVDVGRDGITVNVLAPGGVRTPPMERAAARLATDGDVEARLRAMGHHSALGRLARPDEVAAVAAFLASERASFVTAGVHLIDGGAAATGPELPHLTGVRKDTYA
- a CDS encoding sulfotransferase, with the protein product MSDPLTVLCVTGWCRNGSTIIGNVLNEVPGFFHVGELHFLWKNATGRGVNDRCGCGEPLTGCPIWSTVLPIGRPDGTSPDAHAEAVIRRQWTRVRTRHTWRVLRRGLHDDEIRAHADLMGRVYRGIAERTGARVIVDTTKIPGEAALLSHLPGIRPYYVHLVRDPRAVAHSWREPKQYVYAMSAARSTAYWHGFNLASAAITRRHPDRSMFLRYEQFTAAPAGTVDALLRLCAADPAGNPVRGRTVQLHPNHTVTGNPDRFRTGPTLIRDSDDGWRRTLSPRRRLAATALAWPLFGRYGYRSTGGSSTTKVGSTPDNGR